From the Clostridium sp. Marseille-P299 genome, one window contains:
- a CDS encoding septation protein IspZ: protein MKKISPIINIIIPTIAFWICYRLFGLLPAMIISVLISLVAVLQAYTKKKQVSNTQIIGLVGLILSSTSIVLSGNEKLYYIPALISNIVLLSFMVVLTIKRKSVFLYLAKDFQIKSLQHISEQDVLSLNYLWMCFFFLKCISKIAGLIYLDFEKIYWVVFFLGDPAMLIVVGISVIHIKRNVINVE, encoded by the coding sequence ATGAAGAAGATTAGTCCAATTATAAATATAATAATTCCAACAATCGCATTTTGGATTTGTTATAGATTGTTTGGATTATTGCCAGCGATGATTATTTCTGTCTTAATTAGTTTGGTAGCAGTTCTACAGGCTTATACCAAGAAAAAGCAAGTATCAAATACTCAGATAATTGGACTTGTTGGTTTGATTTTATCGAGTACTTCGATTGTTTTGTCTGGAAATGAAAAGCTCTACTATATTCCAGCATTGATTTCAAATATAGTCTTGCTGAGTTTTATGGTAGTGCTAACAATTAAAAGAAAAAGTGTTTTTTTATATCTTGCAAAAGACTTTCAAATAAAATCACTACAGCATATTTCGGAACAAGATGTGCTTAGTTTAAATTATTTATGGATGTGTTTTTTCTTTTTGAAATGTATATCTAAAATAGCTGGATTAATTTATCTTGATTTTGAAAAAATATATTGGGTTGTCTTTTTTCTCGGTGACCCAGCTATGTTAATTGTAGTTGGAATTTCGGTAATACATATAAAGAGAAACGTTATTAATGTAGAATGA
- a CDS encoding GNAT family N-acetyltransferase, which produces MLKIVRANIEDAGIITRIKISAYNKEINTYLGRNGGPPGYAKMESQINIIKKYIAYKITLDNQIIGAFFLIPISSTIMRFEDFVIEPFYQNKGFGYRVLELVEREYSDILVWKLSTPIFSIGNQYLYKKFGFVEVSRDEEEIEYVKMII; this is translated from the coding sequence ATGTTGAAAATTGTACGTGCTAATATAGAAGATGCTGGTATCATTACAAGAATTAAAATTTCTGCATATAACAAAGAAATTAATACATATTTAGGGAGGAACGGAGGTCCACCTGGTTATGCTAAGATGGAATCTCAAATCAATATTATTAAAAAATATATTGCCTATAAAATTACTTTAGATAATCAAATTATAGGAGCATTTTTTCTTATTCCTATTAGCAGTACAATTATGCGTTTTGAAGATTTTGTAATAGAACCATTTTACCAAAACAAGGGATTTGGATATCGTGTACTGGAATTAGTCGAGAGAGAATATTCAGATATTTTAGTATGGAAACTTTCAACGCCTATTTTTAGTATAGGAAATCAGTATTTATATAAAAAGTTTGGTTTTGTGGAAGTTTCGAGAGATGAAGAAGAAATAGAATATGTTAAAATGATAATTTAA
- a CDS encoding CAP domain-containing protein: protein MKLTRIVLATMATMATVSMLGTPSVVQAASIDDFSTQLNGKVITISGNSQDEIKDKLKEYGINLDNIDLQKCPGFSSVVIPGTEIEVPEVEKPEVEVPEVEAPEVEKPEVEVPDVEKPGQSEEENGNSGTETELSYAEQVVKLVNEERAKYGLSPLTIDKSVESAALVRSKEIEKSFSHTRPNGSSFSTVLKEQGVNFMGAGENIAWGQKSPEEVMQGWMNSEGHRANILNAKFTKIGVGYYQNSNGTNYWTQLFTY from the coding sequence ATGAAATTAACAAGAATTGTTTTGGCAACAATGGCTACAATGGCAACAGTTTCGATGCTAGGTACACCAAGTGTAGTACAGGCTGCGTCAATTGATGATTTTAGCACTCAACTAAATGGCAAGGTGATAACAATAAGCGGCAACAGTCAGGATGAAATAAAAGATAAATTAAAAGAATATGGAATAAATCTTGATAATATTGATTTGCAAAAATGCCCTGGATTCTCTAGCGTTGTAATTCCGGGAACAGAAATAGAAGTACCCGAAGTAGAAAAACCTGAGGTAGAAGTACCTGAAGTAGAAGCACCAGAAGTGGAAAAACCTGAAGTAGAAGTACCTGATGTGGAAAAACCGGGTCAATCAGAAGAAGAAAACGGTAATTCTGGAACAGAAACTGAATTATCTTACGCGGAACAAGTTGTGAAATTAGTAAATGAAGAAAGAGCAAAATATGGTCTTTCTCCACTCACAATTGATAAGTCTGTAGAATCGGCCGCACTTGTGAGATCCAAGGAAATCGAAAAATCATTTTCACACACTAGACCAAATGGCAGCAGCTTCAGTACTGTATTAAAAGAGCAAGGTGTAAACTTTATGGGAGCTGGTGAAAACATTGCATGGGGCCAGAAATCACCTGAAGAAGTTATGCAGGGATGGATGAACAGTGAAGGCCATAGAGCGAATATTTTAAATGCAAAATTCACAAAAATTGGTGTTGGTTATTATCAAAATTCTAATGGAACAAATTACTGGACGCAGTTATTTACTTACTAA
- a CDS encoding IS110 family transposase produces MIAVGIDVSKSKSTIAVLSSTGEIILKPSEIHHNEYDLGQFIAMLKSHNDEIRIVMEATGHYHYPILKQLLAANLFVSLVNPYLMKKYGDNEIRKGKTDKKDAMRIAKYALEKAYFLTPYTGIDEKYNDLKFLSRQYNQNVSMKVKARVQLSNLLDEIMPGIQSILTSNTYDPDDNLLYRFIEKYESFDTIKAMTEKRFISSYVKFAYKSGARNPQMKALKIYETATKSITTRGVNTSTLVAVKNALLLLKQTETSSNAILSQMQSIASTLPEYPVVRAMNGVGDKLAPRLIAEIGDVRRFKNARALNAYAGNDAPPFQSGQYESLNRHISKRGSASLRKAGYEVMQSLKLHKPENDAVYLFMIKKEGEGKPKNVAKMAGVNKFLHIYYARVTEIYR; encoded by the coding sequence ATGATTGCAGTGGGTATTGATGTATCAAAATCTAAAAGTACTATTGCAGTTCTAAGTTCCACAGGAGAAATTATTCTTAAACCGTCCGAAATTCACCATAATGAATATGATCTAGGTCAATTCATTGCTATGCTGAAAAGTCATAATGATGAGATTCGTATAGTGATGGAAGCAACAGGTCATTATCACTATCCCATTCTCAAACAGCTTCTTGCTGCCAATTTATTTGTTTCTCTAGTTAATCCTTATCTCATGAAAAAGTATGGAGATAATGAGATTCGCAAAGGTAAAACTGATAAAAAAGATGCTATGCGAATCGCAAAATATGCTTTAGAAAAAGCTTATTTCCTTACTCCTTATACTGGAATCGATGAGAAATATAATGACTTAAAATTTCTTTCTCGGCAGTATAACCAAAACGTTTCAATGAAAGTAAAAGCAAGAGTTCAACTTTCTAATTTACTCGATGAAATAATGCCAGGTATTCAATCGATTCTCACATCAAACACGTACGATCCAGACGACAATCTTCTTTATCGTTTTATAGAAAAATACGAAAGCTTTGATACTATAAAAGCAATGACTGAGAAGCGCTTTATTTCATCTTATGTCAAATTCGCTTACAAAAGCGGAGCAAGAAACCCTCAAATGAAAGCCCTTAAAATTTATGAAACTGCCACCAAAAGCATTACTACTAGAGGCGTTAATACAAGTACTTTAGTTGCTGTTAAAAATGCTTTACTCTTACTAAAGCAAACAGAAACTTCATCTAATGCTATACTAAGTCAAATGCAATCAATAGCCTCTACATTGCCAGAATACCCAGTTGTAAGGGCTATGAATGGAGTAGGTGATAAACTAGCTCCACGCTTGATTGCTGAAATCGGGGATGTTCGCCGATTTAAAAATGCACGTGCTCTCAATGCCTATGCGGGGAATGATGCTCCACCGTTTCAATCTGGTCAATATGAAAGCCTTAACCGGCACATATCTAAAAGAGGTTCAGCAAGCCTACGAAAAGCGGGTTATGAGGTCATGCAATCCCTAAAGTTACATAAACCCGAAAATGATGCTGTTTATCTCTTTATGATTAAAAAAGAAGGTGAAGGTAAGCCAAAAAATGTAGCCAAAATGGCAGGGGTAAATAAATTTTTACATATCTACTATGCTCGTGTAACAGAAATCTATAGATAA
- a CDS encoding ammonium transporter has translation MIIHGDVAFMIISTVLVSIMTPGLAFFYGGLVERKNSLTMMFYSFIAMGIVPILWIFGGFSLVFGNDIGGVIGNPLQYFCFNNFTPLINTNYSSTIPFMLFFMYQMMFAIITAPLMTGAFVNRLTPGGWIGVLVLWMILIYFPVAHWVWGGGFLAKMGFVDYAGGAVIHITAGFGCLGGVHFLGRRAKKNAVAPFNVGFVAIGGALLFFGWFGFNTGGSLTAAGIATIVFTNTGVATATAMITWLIIHLIIHKRLSFLELIIGAIAGLATITPCSGYVTPLASVFIGIIAALLCYTCVQLERKFCDDTLDVWGVHGVGGFLGTLMVGILANPLVNNVERGIRQFGIQLFGSVIIAIYSIIVTYLVFFITNKLTTIRVSEEIQDSGLDKAYFQESFSDYYGMDKKE, from the coding sequence ATGATTATTCATGGTGACGTCGCATTTATGATTATCTCTACTGTACTAGTGTCTATTATGACACCTGGGCTTGCGTTCTTTTACGGTGGTTTAGTAGAACGAAAAAATTCATTAACCATGATGTTCTATTCTTTTATTGCCATGGGTATTGTACCAATCTTATGGATTTTTGGTGGCTTTAGCTTAGTTTTTGGTAATGACATTGGAGGTGTAATTGGTAATCCACTGCAGTACTTTTGCTTTAATAATTTTACTCCATTAATTAATACAAATTATTCTTCAACCATACCATTCATGCTGTTTTTTATGTACCAAATGATGTTTGCTATTATAACTGCACCTCTAATGACTGGAGCTTTTGTAAACAGACTAACCCCAGGTGGTTGGATTGGGGTCCTTGTCTTATGGATGATTCTTATCTACTTCCCAGTTGCTCACTGGGTATGGGGCGGTGGATTCCTTGCTAAGATGGGATTCGTAGATTACGCAGGTGGTGCTGTCATTCATATTACTGCAGGATTTGGCTGTCTTGGTGGCGTACACTTCCTTGGTAGGCGGGCGAAGAAGAATGCTGTTGCACCATTTAACGTTGGATTTGTCGCCATCGGAGGAGCTCTACTATTCTTTGGTTGGTTCGGATTTAATACTGGTGGCTCCTTAACAGCAGCGGGTATTGCTACCATTGTTTTTACTAATACTGGTGTTGCTACCGCCACTGCAATGATTACATGGTTAATAATCCATTTAATTATTCATAAGCGTCTCTCATTCCTTGAGCTAATTATTGGTGCTATTGCTGGACTTGCGACTATTACACCCTGTTCTGGCTATGTAACGCCCTTAGCATCAGTTTTCATTGGTATCATTGCCGCTTTGTTATGTTATACTTGTGTTCAATTAGAACGGAAATTTTGTGATGATACATTAGATGTTTGGGGTGTTCACGGTGTAGGCGGCTTTTTAGGTACTCTTATGGTTGGTATCCTTGCAAATCCATTAGTAAACAATGTAGAGCGAGGAATTCGACAATTTGGTATTCAATTATTTGGTTCTGTAATCATTGCTATCTACTCCATTATAGTCACATATCTTGTCTTCTTTATAACGAATAAGCTAACTACAATTCGTGTATCGGAAGAAATACAAGATAGTGGTCTTGATAAAGCTTATTTTCAAGAATCCTTTAGCGATTATTATGGTATGGATAAAAAAGAGTAA
- a CDS encoding YkvA family protein, whose product MNFKERAKKLKSDIPTIFLSLKDKDTPIIARILAGITVGYALSPIDLIPDFIPVLGYVDDVILLPVLVAFTIKLIPKEVW is encoded by the coding sequence ATGAATTTTAAAGAAAGAGCTAAAAAGCTAAAGTCAGATATTCCAACAATTTTTTTGTCTTTAAAGGATAAGGATACACCAATAATTGCAAGGATTTTAGCGGGTATAACGGTTGGATATGCTTTATCTCCAATTGACCTAATTCCTGATTTTATACCAGTTTTAGGATACGTAGACGATGTGATTTTATTACCTGTATTAGTGGCATTTACTATTAAACTTATTCCTAAAGAAGTATGGTAA
- a CDS encoding lysophospholipid acyltransferase family protein, which translates to MNKLLIKSIYLLPEPLITKFVKFYVDLQIKKHVSLEVKGLENLECEFNRPYLFVCNHLSNSDGLILNKVLEKENVIFVAGKKLKSNSLTNLGFRTVRSISILPNSPDKEAIKKVISAVKEGNSVLIFPEGTRSRTAKMIEGKKGILLFAKLTNAPIVPIGIWGTEKFMPIEKDMGKEAFYDADININIGEVFKLPKKSEDETKEDWEANSLNHIMMRIAELLPKEYRGFYDNENK; encoded by the coding sequence ATGAATAAATTATTAATTAAATCGATTTATCTGTTGCCTGAACCTTTAATTACTAAGTTTGTTAAATTTTATGTTGATTTACAGATAAAAAAACATGTAAGTTTAGAAGTAAAAGGTCTTGAAAACTTAGAGTGTGAATTTAATAGACCTTATTTATTTGTATGTAATCATTTAAGCAATTCGGATGGTTTAATATTGAACAAAGTACTGGAAAAAGAGAATGTAATCTTTGTAGCAGGAAAAAAATTAAAGTCTAATTCTCTCACTAATTTGGGATTTAGAACGGTTAGATCAATATCAATATTACCAAACTCACCGGATAAAGAAGCAATTAAAAAGGTCATTAGCGCAGTAAAAGAAGGTAACAGCGTTTTAATATTTCCTGAAGGAACACGTAGTAGAACAGCTAAGATGATAGAAGGGAAAAAAGGTATTTTACTTTTTGCAAAGCTCACGAATGCTCCAATCGTACCAATCGGTATTTGGGGTACGGAAAAATTTATGCCGATCGAGAAAGATATGGGGAAAGAAGCATTTTATGATGCTGATATAAATATTAACATTGGTGAAGTTTTCAAGCTTCCTAAAAAAAGTGAGGATGAAACCAAGGAAGACTGGGAAGCTAATAGTTTAAATCATATTATGATGAGAATTGCTGAACTTCTGCCAAAAGAATATAGAGGATTTTATGATAACGAAAATAAATAA